The following are from one region of the Magallana gigas chromosome 6, xbMagGiga1.1, whole genome shotgun sequence genome:
- the LOC105348943 gene encoding tyrosinase-like protein 2, producing the protein MITNYSYLFLFGLALCLPLIFGKVQEIQTPIELQECFFYKSLNTSVAEVPGKLIEDFCLRKYSLSQYEENTQKNISAEGVRYLESLYRQIDAETQLTRKKRQTTATWRVRSEIRTLSAVQRNRIFGCLNRLKRDFTIDRTRSIYDLIGSLHSGQAAQLMHNGPGFLGRHALYVLALETACRTPIPYWDFMMDGAMNDPTSSAIWSNTFFGNGNGPVRTGFCGNWVTPQNTPIIRNVGAGGVRLPRRDALRALMSRTTTSEITEPQPAMSVFSIEVHHNAVHNHIDGHFSALDTSTFDPVFWFLHSMFHYMWYMFKNNQRARGVDPQRDYPRGPNVPQGHEFFQRVNFMPFVRPMTNLETFSDRYDRIVRYTPLPRCPTCGGSPYLVCLQGVCVARSRGTGNIPSLVRRPTGLRRVRTIVRGKRSANIDNNSVMLQSHAEALSALDRSYTNTLMINGHYTPKEWVYLNVRVIYERPKSDVFNSTVDARDMYDPSSFYDGGKELGINNRVLYKQRCEPSGSGATKVFVQSDGLNYHGRYKEFAILDERQAVSSAIVQVAVRKPSDENSNAYLSAYDSCGRVCRPVCSVQKGSSSAYKACSGSFKITNEYPLMYRKSYESAISSLWHLSLDGKGPLFTNHFSSITFICDHQNLWPWSKY; encoded by the exons aTGATCACAAATTACTCTtacctttttttatttggtttggCTTTATGCCTACCCTTAATTTTCGGAAAAGTTCAGGAGATACAAACACCCATAGAGCTGCAGGAATGTTTTTTCTATAAATCTTTAAATACGAGCGTAGCTGAAGTTCCCGGAAAGTTAATCGAAGATTTCTGTCTCCGGAAATACTCCCTTTCACAGTATGAGGAAAATACACAGAAGAACATCAGTGCAGAGGGAGTTCGTTATTTAGAATCCCTTTACCGTCAGATTGATGCGGAGACACAACTGACCAGAAAAAAGCGTCAGACCACCGCTACATGGCGTGTAAGAAGCGAGATTAGAACACTATCTGCAGTACAACGGAACAGGATTTTCGGTTGCTTAAATCGACTAAAAAGAGATTTT ACAATCGATCGGACAAGAAGTATTTACGACTTAATTGGGTCATTGCACTCTGGACAAGCTGCCCAGCTGATGCATAATGGGCCCGGATTTCTTGGTAGACATGCACTATATGTGCTAGC ATTGGAAACAGCTTGTCGAACACCCATCCCATACTGGGACTTCATGATGGACGGAGCAATGAATGATCCGACTTCTTCAGCTATTTGGTCAAATACTTTCTTTGGAAATGGAAATGGGCCAGTAAGGACAGGTTTCTGTGGCAACTGGGTGACGCCCCAAAATACTCCCATCATCAGAAATGTTGGTGCAG gtgGTGTTCGATTACCCAGACGAGATGCCCTCAGAGCTCTTATGAGCAGAACTACGACAAGCGAAATTACCGAACCGCAACCGGCAATGAGTGTGTTTTCTATTGAAGTTCACCATAATGCCGTTCATAACCACATAGATGGTCATTTTTCAGCCCTTGATACCTCGACCTTTGATCCTGTTTTCTGGTTCCTACATTCAATGTTCCATTATATGTGgtacatgtttaaaaacaatcaaagagCAAGAGGAGTTGACCCCCAACGTGATTATCCAAGAGGACCAAATGTTCCTCAGGGTCATGAATTTTTCCAAAGAGTAAACTTTATGCCTTTTGTACGACCAATGACAAATTTGGAGACATTCTCTGATAGATATGATAGAATCGTACGTTACACTCCATTACCTAGATGCCCAACGTGTGGAGGAAGTCCATACTTAGTCTGCCTTCAAGGAGTATGTGTAGCTCGATCAAGAGGAACTGGAAATATTCCTAGTTTAGTCAGACGACCAACAGGTTTGCGACGCGTTAGAACTATTGTTCGCGGCAAACGTAGTGCAAATATCGATAATAATTCAGTTATGTTACAGAGCCATGCTGAAGCTCTTTCAGCGTTGGATAGATCTTACACGAACACACTCATGATTAATGGTCATTATACTCCTAAAGAATGGGTTTATTTGAATGTACGTGTAATATATGAACGCCCAAAAAGTGATGTTTTCAACTCAACAGTTGATGCCCGTGATATGTATGATCCTTCAAGTTTTTACGATGGCGGAAAAGAATTAGGTATCAATAATCGTGTTTTATACAAACAAAGATGTGAACCGTCGGGTTCTGGGGCCACAAAAGTCTTTGTTCAATCCGATGGTTTAAATTATCACGGAAGATACAAAGAATTCGCCATTTTAGACGAACGCCAAGCTGTATCTTCTGCAATTGTCCAAGTTGCTGTACGAAAACCGTCTGATGAAAACAGTAACGCATATCTTTCTGCTTATGATAGTTGTGGCCGAGTTTGTCGACCAGTATGTTCCGTACAAAAAGGGTCTTCATCTGCGTACAAAGCTTGTTCAGGAAGTTTTAAGATTACAAATGAATATCCATTGATGTACAGGAAAAGTTATGAGTCGGCCATCAGTTCTCTTTGGCATCTTAGTTTAGATGGCAAAGGAccattgtttacaaatcattTCTCCTCTATTACTTTTATTTGTGACCACCAAAATTTATGGCCTTGGTCGAAATACTAA
- the LOC105332956 gene encoding tyrosinase-like protein produces MYNKKNYLFSAALAVCLPFIFGIVQEKPTPRELQECFFFKSLNTSVAEVPGKLIEDFCLRKYSLSQFEGKTQKNISVEGVRYLESLFRQIDAETQLTRKKRQATATWRVRSEIRTLSAAQRNRIFGCLNRLKRDYTIDRNTNTYDLIGSLHSGQSAQLMHNGPGFLGRHALYVLAMETACRTPIPYWDFMMDGALNNPTSSAIWSNTFFGNGNGAVRTGFCGNWVTPQNTPIIRNVGAGGVRLPRRDALRAILSRTTTREITEPLPTMSMFSIEVHHNAVHNYVDGHFSALDTSTFDPVFWFLHSMFHYMWYMFKNNQRARGVDPQRDYPRGPNVPQGHEYFQRVNFMPFVRPMTNLETFANRYDNIVRYTSLPRCPDCGGSQYLVCIQGECIARSVRTTRNPARISRRPGVLPVRQFVRGKRSTETDNFSLTQNHAELLSVLDRSYTNTLVINGHYTPKDWVYLNVRVIYERPKGNMFNSTGSVNGRDMYDPSSFHDGGKEIGIKNQVFYKQRCVPSGSGATKVFVQSDGLNYHGKYKEYAIIDERQAVSSAILQVAVRKPSDENTETYLSAYDSCGRVCRPICPMKEGSLLAYKACSGSFKITNEYPLMYSNSYEGAISSLWHLSLDGKGPLFKSTFSPITFVCDHQNVWPWSQK; encoded by the exons atgtacaacaaaaaaaattaccttttcTCTGCTGCGTTGGCTGTATGCTTGCCGTTCATCTTCGGAATAGTTCAGGAGAAACCAACTCCCAGAGAGCTGCAagaatgttttttctttaagtCTTTGAATACGAGCGTGGCTGAAGTTCCCGGAAAGTTAATCGAAGATTTCTGTCTCCGAAAATATTCCCTTTCACAATTTGAAGGAAAAACACAGAAGAACATCAGTGTGGAGGGAGTCCGTTACTTGGAATCCCTTTTCCGTCAGATTGATGCGGAGACACAACTGACCAGAAAAAAGCGCCAGGCAACCGCTACATGGCGTGTAAGAAGCGAGATTCGAACTCTATCTGCAGCACAACGGAACAGGATATTCGGATGTTTAAATCGATTAAAAAGAGATTAT ACAATTGACCGCAACACAAATACCTACGATTTGATCGGTTCTCTCCATTCTGGTCAGTCTGCCCAGCTGATGCATAATGGTCCTGGATTTCTTGGTAGACACGCACTTTATGTGTTGGC GATGGAAACAGCTTGTCGAACACCTATTCCATACTGGGATTTCATGATGGACGGAGCTTTGAATAATCCGACATCTTCTGCTATTTGGTCAAATACTTTCTTCGGAAATGGAAATGGGGCAGTAAGGACAGGTTTCTGTGGCAACTGGGTTACACCCCAAAATACTCCTATCATCAGAAATGTTGGTGCAG GTGGAGTTCGATTACCCAGGAGAGATGCTCTAAGAGCTATCTTGAGCAGAACTACAACACGTGAAATCACAGAACCATTACCTACAATGAGTATGTTTTCCATTGAGGTTCACCATAATGCTGTTCATAATTACGTTGATGGTCATTTTTCAGCCCTTGATACCTCGACCTTTGATCCTGTTTTCTGGTTCCTACATTCAATGTTCCATTATATGTGgtacatgtttaaaaacaatcaaagagCAAGAGGAGTTGACCCCCAACGTGATTATCCTAGAGGACCAAATGTTCCACAGGGTCATGAATATTTCCAAAGAGTAAACTTTATGCCTTTTGTAAGACCAATGACAAATTTGGAGACGTTCGCTAATCGTTATGATAACATTGTACGTTACACTTCGTTACCCAGGTGTCCAGATTGTGGAGGAAGCCAGTATTTGGTTTGTATTCAAGGTGAATGCATAGCTAGATCTGTGAGAACGACGAGAAACCCTGCGAGAATATCCAGACGTCCAGGTGTACTCCCAGTTAGACAATTTGTTCGAGGCAAGCGAAGTACAGAAACTGATAATTTCTCTCTAACCCAAAACCATGCAGAAttgctttcagtgttagatagATCATACACAAATACACTTGTAATTAATGGTCATTATACTCCTAAAGATTGGGTTTATTTGAATGTACGTGTAATATATGAACGTCCAAAAGGTAATATGTTTAACTCAACTGGATCGGTTAATGGACGTGATATGTATGATCCTTCTAGTTTCCATGATGGTGGAAAAGAAATTGGAATAAAAAATCAGgttttttacaaacaaagatgCGTACCATCGGGTTCTGGAGCAACAAAAGTCTTTGTTCAATCCGACGGCTTAAATTACCACGGAAAATACAAAGAATATGCTATTATAGATGAACGCCAGGCTGTGTCTTCTGCAATTCTGCAAGTTGCTGTTCGAAAACCGTCAGATGAAAACACAGAAACATATCTTTCTGCTTATGATAGTTGTGGCAGAGTCTGTCGACCTATATGTCCCATGAAAGAAGGTTCCTTACTTGCCTACAAAGCTTGCTCGGGAAGTTTTAAGATTACAAACGAATATCCATTGATGTACAGCAACAGTTATGAAGGGGCAATTAGTTCTCTTTGGCATCTCAGTTTAGATGGCAAAGGTCCATTGTTTAAGAGTACATTTTCACCTATTACTTTTGTATGTGACCATCAAAATGTATGGCCTTGGTCgcaaaaataa
- the LOC105332955 gene encoding tyrosinase-like protein 2 has protein sequence MKNPNHQIISLVLAVCLPSVYGIVQKIPTPTDVLECFFYKSLNTSVAEVPGKLIEDFCLRKYSLSQFERNTQKNISVEGVQYLKSLFRQIDAEAQEARNKRQVTATWRVRSEIRTLSAAQRNRIFGCLNRLKRDFTIDPNTNTYDLIGSLHSGQAAQLMHNGPGFLGRHSLYVLAMETACRTPIPYWDFMMDGAMTDPTSSAIWSNTFFGNGNGPVRTGFCGNWVTPQNTPIIRNVGAGGLQLPRRDVLRAILSRTRTSEITEPQPAMSVFSIEVHHNAVHNHIDGHFSALDTSTFDPVFWFLHSMFHYMWYMFKNNQRARGVDPQRDYPRGPNVPQGHEFFQRVNFMPFVRPMTNLETFADRYDRIVSYTPLPRCPTCGGSPFLVCLQGTCVARSVRRTGRIPAIARRPVGLPITPFIRGKRSVDGNNNAGLLKNHEETLAALDRSYTNTFVIDGHFAPENWVYLNVRVIYERPKGDVFNSTGSADGHDMYDPSSFSDGGKEIGVENRVLYKQRCAPSGSGATKIYVQSDGLNYHGKYKEYAILDERQAVSSAILQIAVRKPSDKYTETYLSAYNSCGRVCRPVCSIGEGSSSIYKACSGSFKVTNEFPLMYSNSYEGAISSLWHLSLDGKGPLFRNTFSPITFICDHQNAWPWSQN, from the exons ATGAAAAATCCAAACCATCAAATCATTTCATTGGTGTTGGCTGTATGCCTGCCGTCAGTCTATGGAATTGTCCAGAAAATACCAACTCCCACTGACGTACTCGAATGCTTTTTCTATAAGTCTTTAAATACGAGCGTGGCTGAAGTTCCCGGAAAGTTAATCGAAGATTTCTGTCTCCGGAAATACTCCCTTTCACAGTTTGAAAGAAATACACAGAAGAACATCAGTGTGGAGGGAGTCCAATACCTAAAATCTCTTTTCCGTCAGATTGATGCAGAGGCACAAGAAGCTAGAAATAAGCGGCAGGTCACCGCTACATGGCGTGTAAGAAGCGAGATTCGAACTCTGTCTGCGGCTCAGCGGAACAGGATATTCGGATGCTTAAATCGACTGAAAAGGGATTTT ACAATAGACCCCAATACAAATACCTACGATTTAATTGGGTCTCTTCATTCTGGACAAGCTGCCCAGCTGATGCATAATGGTCCCGGATTTCTTGGTAGACACAGTCTTTATGTGCTTGc AATGGAAACGGCCTGTCGAACACCCATTCCATACTGGGATTTCATGATGGATGGAGCAATGACTGATCCTACTTCTTCAGCTATTTGGTCAAATACTTTCTTTGGAAATGGGAATGGACCAGTAAGGACAGGCTTTTGTGGCAACTGGGTTACGCCCCAAAATACTCCAATCATCAGAAACGTTGGTGCAG GTGGTCTTCAATTACCCAGACGAGATGTCCTCAGAGCTATATTAAGCAGAACAAGAACCAGCGAAATCACCGAACCGCAACCTGCGATGAGTGTGTTTTCCATCGAGGTTCACCATAATGCAGTTCATAATCACATAGATGGTCATTTTTCAGCCCTTGATACCTCGACCTTTGATCCTGTTTTCTGGTTCCTACATTCAATGTTCCATTATATGTGgtacatgtttaaaaacaatCAGAGAGCGAGAGGTGTTGATCCCCAACGAGATTATCCTAGAGGACCAAATGTTCCACAGGGTCATGAGTTTTTCCAAAGAGTAAACTTTATGCCTTTTGTAAGACCAATGACAAATTTGGAAACTTTTGCTGATCGTTATGATAGAATCGTAAGTTATACTCCTCTACCCAGATGTCCAACGTGTGGAGGGAGTCCGTTTTTGGTTTGTTTGCAAGGTACCTGTGTAGCTAGATCTGTAAGAAGGACGGGACGAATTCCCGCAATTGCCAGACGTCCAGTTGGTTTGCCAATTACACCTTTTATTCGAGGCAAACGTAGTGTAGATGGAAATAATAATGCAGGCTTGCTAAAAAACCACGAAGAAACTCTCGCTGCATTAGATAGATCATATACGAACACATTCGTAATTGATGGTCATTTTGCTCCTGAAAATTGGGTTTATTTGAATGTTCGTGTTATATATGAACGTCCAAAGGGTGACGTGTTCAACTCAACTGGATCGGCTGATGGACATGATATGTATGATCCGTCAAGCTTCTCTGATGGCGGTAAAGAAATTGGTGTTGAAAACCGTGTCCtttacaaacaaagatgtgCACCGTCGGGTTCTGGGGCCACAAAGATATATGTGCAATCCGATGGTTTGAATTATCACGGAAAATACAAGGAATATGCTATTTTAGATGAACGCCAAGCTGTTTCTTCAGCAATTTTGCAGATTGCCGTTCGCAAGCCCTCTGACAAATACACAGAAACATATCTTTCTGCTTATAATAGCTGTGGCCGAGTGTGTCGACCGGTATGTTCCATTGGAGAAGGTTCCTCATCTATCTACAAAGCCTGCTCTGGAAGTTTTAAAGTTACAAATGAATTTCCATTGATGTACAGCAACAGCTATGAAGGAGCCATTAGTTCTCTTTGGCATCTCAGTTTAGATGGGAAAGGACCATTGtttagaaatacattttctCCGATCACATTTATTTGTGACCATCAAAATGCTTGGCCCTGGTCGCAAAACtag